Genomic window (Nicotiana sylvestris chromosome 7, ASM39365v2, whole genome shotgun sequence):
TTTGCCCGTaggtcttctttttctttttactatGCATTTTCTCTTAAGATCTCGTCTCCCTTTAATGACCTCATTGagggtttgtttttgtttttgcagcCGAGAGGGTACCCCCTCCGCCAGTTGCTGATATTCGCGAGTGGGTGAGCGCTATTCTTCCCCATATGGTGGGATTCACGAATGGGCACCTTTCCATGAGAAGTTTGGGCGCAAGCCTCTTGTTGGTGAGTCTGCTCGTTGTGGACTGTTACTTTGTTCTTTGCTCCGTATTTTCTTTTACCTTATCTTTACTTGATAGAATCTCTTTTCATTGGTAAGTCGGAGAGGAGTGAGAAGGACGAGGGCTCCTGCGCTCGCTTTCTGCCAGCCGGCTTTCTCTACTCAACCCGTTCAAAAGACACATGTGGGTGAGAGCACCCAACGTGTGGTTGCACGGCAGACCATGTCAGCGATCGGGCTTGTTCGTTTGGAGGTTGCTCCCCGGTCAGATATTCCAGTTCTCGCCGTCCGTTCAACGGGCGAGCCTTCTCGCAACAGTAGCGAAGGGGCACCGTTAAAGATGCGGAGGTTGTCAGAGGGAGCGTCTTTGGTTGAGACGTCCTTGAGGGGAGACCCTACTTTGGCGGTATCTGGAGCTGGTGGTGACACCGATCGGGGTGCGGAGGCAACGCCTATTCCGGTTGCGGAAGAGACCACCGTGGCGGGGGATAGAGTTCGGAGGCTGTCGCGATTGTTCCTAGCGGCCCATCGTCATCTCTGCAGAACTGCTCCCCTTCTTTGGCCAATGAGAAGGGGAAAGGCGTGATTGTGGATGATTATGAATCGGATTCCGACATCGACCATAAGGATATGAGGATGTTCGAGGAGGGCTTTACCAGGGTCGATGTAAGGGAGGAAGGTCCTTCTCGTGTGCTCGAGATTCCATCAGATTTCAATCTTTTGGAGGACACAGTGGAGTTGGTGCCTCAATTCGACCTTCTGTGTTCTGCCGCCGAAAGCGAGTCTCTTCGGGAGATCAACGATTCCGCTTTGTCACGAGGTGTGGCCGAGATGGCCTTGAGGGTGAGtttcttttttatattttctttatttgtgCTATTTTGCCTTCGCTAATTCCTCCCTTCTTTTTCTTCCCACTCCTTTTTTTTTGCAAACTTACATGCTGGAGATTGAGAGTGCTCGTAGGGCTGAGACTAGGGTCGAAGTCTTTTTGAAAATGGACGCGAAGTATCGCCGGTACCGCGacaagtgtcgtgagatgcatgCGCAACTTAGGGAGGACAGTAATACTCAGTCTGTTAGGGAAGAGTTGGAGAAAAGGGATGAGGAGCTCGAAGTGGGCAAAGGGGTTGCGACGGAGTGTGAAAACCTTCAAGCGAAGGTGCAGTCTTTGCGGGCCGAGCTTGAACAAAATGCTACTAGAGTCGCTGATTTAAGTGTTGAATGGACGGAGAAGGTGGCCGAGCTAGAAAAGAAGGTGATCGAGTTAGAGATATCCGAGGGGGCTCGGGTGTCGGCTTTAGCGAGGGCGGCGGCGCTAGAAGATACTATCCGCGTCCTCATGTCTGAAAAGGAATCTGAGAGGACGACGGCCACACTGAGGGAGGCACGGCTCGAAGAGCGTATTGGGGAACTTGATCGGGAGGCTACGAACCTCGGAGACCGAGTTGCGGTTCTTGAGACCGAGAAGGCGCAGTTGTTGGCTCAGGCTACCCCTCAAGAATCTTCCTCTACTACCGTCCCCCGCCGTTTGTATGAGTTATGGGTCCATGCTGAGGCCTAATGAGATATATACAAGGGTTTGTGGGAGGCAATGAGCGTTCTTGAGACCGCTTTTAAAGATGCTCGGGTGAAGGCACACGAGGTTCGTATTGCCTGCGGTTACGACCCTGCGACACCGGAGGCCGGTGAGGGTGCTGAGATTGAAGATGGACTTCCTTTTGATGATGATGGGGAGAACGGCGGTGGAGATGATGCCGAGTGAAAAACATTTCTTGCAGCTTTCgtactaagttttttttttcttttgttgtttgttttCATCTTTTCCTTGGGAGCCCGcttttggccttttgtaaggcGCAACAGTTGCGCATGTacattttatgaataaaatagttgCTTTGCCTTGGTTATGTATCTTTTGACTTTCTTTCTcccttctcccttttttttttgaaaaagatcttCGGACTTCCCCGCAATGAGTCCCTGATTTTTACTTGGGAATTCGAATAAGGTCGAACTTAGAGCAATTCGAGCGAGATCAAATGTGaagtaattcgagcaaggtcgaatataaagtaattcgagcggggtcgaatgtaaagtaattcgaacaaggtcgaatgtaaagtaattcgagcgaggtcgaatgtaaagtgTAAAATCACTTGGTGGGGTTGTGCGAAGATGCTGCTTCATTTATTTCATTCGATGGAGAATATTACATATTGCTGCTTGTTTCATTCATATATTGGAGAAGTTCTAGTCTACCTAGTCCCTTCATCGT
Coding sequences:
- the LOC138873421 gene encoding COP1-interactive protein 1-like — translated: MRHCGAKSLVVKMDDKANCRFWKSFFYIQTEHVVSNPVGFPKTWNFAPERVPPPPVADIREWNLFSLVSRRGVRRTRAPALAFCQPAFSTQPVQKTHVGESTQRVVARQTMSAIGLVRLEVAPRSDIPVLAVRSTGEPSRNSSEGAPLKMRRLSEGASLVETSLRGDPTLANCSPSLANEKGKGVIVDDYESDSDIDHKDMRMFEEGFTRVDVREEGPSRVLEIPSDFNLLEDTVELVPQFDLLCSAAESESLREINDSALSRGVAEMALRIESARRAETRVEVFLKMDAKYRRYRDKCREMHAQLREDSNTQSVREELEKRDEELEVGKGVATECENLQAKVQSLRAELEQNATRVADLSVEWTEKVAELEKKVIELEISEGARVSALARAAALEDTIRVLMSEKESERTTATLREARLEERIGELDREATNLGDRVAVLETEKAQLLAQATPQESSSTTVPRRLYELWVHAEA